One region of Trachemys scripta elegans isolate TJP31775 chromosome 8, CAS_Tse_1.0, whole genome shotgun sequence genomic DNA includes:
- the PDLIM7 gene encoding PDZ and LIM domain protein 7 isoform X10: protein MSSMDSYKVMLDGPAPWGFRLQGGKDFNMPLSISRLTPGGKAAQAGVGVGDWVLSIDGENTSSMTHIEAQNKIRACGDQLSLSLSRCRTLTSQVGASPSLPEGKTQPRGDLGRSYMEDEHALRLMSPPTGLPNDSSKKRLVEDTEDWQPRTGTTQSRSFRILAHLTGTEFMQDPDDEHVRKASQVSGLDPSAVAVLKVEPDPGSAAPRPPAAPGPASRPPWAVDPSFAERYAPDKTSTVLSKHSQPAMPTPMQNRSSIVQAAQQPPEGTSKTPICYQCNKVIRGRYLVALGHYYHPEEFACCQCRKVLDEGGFFEEKGSVFCPKCYDMRYAPSCAKCKKKIGGEIMHALKMTWHVQCFTCAACRTPIRNRAFYMEEGQPYCERDYEKMFGTKCRGCDFKIDAGDRFLEALGFSWHDTCFVCAICQVSLEGKTFYSKKDKPLCKSHAFSHV from the exons ctgacCCCTGGTGGCAAGGCAGCCCAGGCCGGCGTGGGAGTGGGCGACTGGGTGCTGAGCATCGATGGGGAGAACACCAGTAGCATGACTCACATCGAAGCGCAGAACAAGATCCGCGCCTGCGGAGACCagctttccctcagcctgagcaG GTGCAGAACCTTGACAAGTCA GGTCggtgccagccccagcctgccagAGGGGAAAACTCAGCCCCGTGGAGACCTGGGCCGCTCCTACATGGAGGATGA GCACGCTCTGCGGCTAATGAGCCCCCCCACCGGCCTGCCCAATGACTCCAGCAAAAAGCGTCTGGTTGAGGATACGGAGGACTGGCAGCCTCGCACTGGCACAACCCAGTCCCGCTCCTTCCGCATCCTGGCCCACCTCACGGGCACTGAGTTCA TGCAAGATCCAGATGATGAGCATGTTAGAAAAGCCAG CCAGGTGTCTGGGCTGGACCCGTCTGCGGTGGCAGTGCTGAAGGTGGAGCCTGATC CAGGTTCGGCAGCTCCCAGGCCCCCAGCTGCTCCGGGCCCTGCCAGCCGCCCCCCCTGGGCTGTGGACCCCTCCTTTGCTGAGCGCTATGCGCCCGACAAGACCAGCACCGTGCTGAGCAAACACAGCCAGCCGGCCATGCCCACGCCCATGCAGAACCGCAGCTCCATCGTCCAGGCCGCACAGCAGCCCCCCGAGGGCACCAGCAAAACCCCCATCTGCTACCAGTGCAACAAGGTCATCAG GGGACGCTACCTGGTGGCCCTGGGGCATTACTACCACCCGGAGGAGTTCGCATGCTGCCAGTGCAGGAAGGTGCTGGATGAGGGGGGCTTCTTTGAGGAGAAGGGCTCGGTCTTCTGCCCCAAGTGCTACGACATGCGCTATGCCCCCAGCTGTGCCAAGTGCAAGAAGAAGATTGGTGGG GAGATCATGCATGCGCTGAAGATGACGTGGCACGTGCAGTGCTTCACCTGCGCTGCCTGCAGAACTCCCATCCGCAACCGCGCCTTCTACATGGAGGAGGGGCAGCCCTACTGCGAGAGAG ACTACGAGAAGATGTTTGGCACAAAATGCCGTGGCTGTGACTTCAAGATTGATGCTGGTGACCGGTTCCTGGAGGCGCTGGGATTCAGCTGGCATGACACCTGCTTCGTCTGTGCG atCTGCCAGGTCAGCCTGGAAGGGAAGACGTTCTACTCCAAGAAGGACAAACCCCTCTGCAAGAGCCATGCCTTCTCCCATGTTTAA
- the PDLIM7 gene encoding PDZ and LIM domain protein 7 isoform X11 has product MSSMDSYKVMLDGPAPWGFRLQGGKDFNMPLSISRLTPGGKAAQAGVGVGDWVLSIDGENTSSMTHIEAQNKIRACGDQLSLSLSRVQCLLGKPHKVQNLDKHALRLMSPPTGLPNDSSKKRLVEDTEDWQPRTGTTQSRSFRILAHLTGTEFMQDPDDEHVRKASQVSGLDPSAVAVLKVEPDPGSAAPRPPAAPGPASRPPWAVDPSFAERYAPDKTSTVLSKHSQPAMPTPMQNRSSIVQAAQQPPEGTSKTPICYQCNKVIRGRYLVALGHYYHPEEFACCQCRKVLDEGGFFEEKGSVFCPKCYDMRYAPSCAKCKKKIGGEIMHALKMTWHVQCFTCAACRTPIRNRAFYMEEGQPYCERDYEKMFGTKCRGCDFKIDAGDRFLEALGFSWHDTCFVCAICQVSLEGKTFYSKKDKPLCKSHAFSHV; this is encoded by the exons ctgacCCCTGGTGGCAAGGCAGCCCAGGCCGGCGTGGGAGTGGGCGACTGGGTGCTGAGCATCGATGGGGAGAACACCAGTAGCATGACTCACATCGAAGCGCAGAACAAGATCCGCGCCTGCGGAGACCagctttccctcagcctgagcaG AGTCCAGTGCCTCCTGGGGAAGCCACACAAG GTGCAGAACCTTGACAA GCACGCTCTGCGGCTAATGAGCCCCCCCACCGGCCTGCCCAATGACTCCAGCAAAAAGCGTCTGGTTGAGGATACGGAGGACTGGCAGCCTCGCACTGGCACAACCCAGTCCCGCTCCTTCCGCATCCTGGCCCACCTCACGGGCACTGAGTTCA TGCAAGATCCAGATGATGAGCATGTTAGAAAAGCCAG CCAGGTGTCTGGGCTGGACCCGTCTGCGGTGGCAGTGCTGAAGGTGGAGCCTGATC CAGGTTCGGCAGCTCCCAGGCCCCCAGCTGCTCCGGGCCCTGCCAGCCGCCCCCCCTGGGCTGTGGACCCCTCCTTTGCTGAGCGCTATGCGCCCGACAAGACCAGCACCGTGCTGAGCAAACACAGCCAGCCGGCCATGCCCACGCCCATGCAGAACCGCAGCTCCATCGTCCAGGCCGCACAGCAGCCCCCCGAGGGCACCAGCAAAACCCCCATCTGCTACCAGTGCAACAAGGTCATCAG GGGACGCTACCTGGTGGCCCTGGGGCATTACTACCACCCGGAGGAGTTCGCATGCTGCCAGTGCAGGAAGGTGCTGGATGAGGGGGGCTTCTTTGAGGAGAAGGGCTCGGTCTTCTGCCCCAAGTGCTACGACATGCGCTATGCCCCCAGCTGTGCCAAGTGCAAGAAGAAGATTGGTGGG GAGATCATGCATGCGCTGAAGATGACGTGGCACGTGCAGTGCTTCACCTGCGCTGCCTGCAGAACTCCCATCCGCAACCGCGCCTTCTACATGGAGGAGGGGCAGCCCTACTGCGAGAGAG ACTACGAGAAGATGTTTGGCACAAAATGCCGTGGCTGTGACTTCAAGATTGATGCTGGTGACCGGTTCCTGGAGGCGCTGGGATTCAGCTGGCATGACACCTGCTTCGTCTGTGCG atCTGCCAGGTCAGCCTGGAAGGGAAGACGTTCTACTCCAAGAAGGACAAACCCCTCTGCAAGAGCCATGCCTTCTCCCATGTTTAA
- the PDLIM7 gene encoding PDZ and LIM domain protein 7 isoform X13, giving the protein MSSMDSYKVMLDGPAPWGFRLQGGKDFNMPLSISRLTPGGKAAQAGVGVGDWVLSIDGENTSSMTHIEAQNKIRACGDQLSLSLSRVQCLLGKPHKESFPCSQPPKYNFVPSTTLNKTARPFGASPTPNSLPGLVTKPVTYTAPACTPQHNGQVSGLDPSAVAVLKVEPDPGSAAPRPPAAPGPASRPPWAVDPSFAERYAPDKTSTVLSKHSQPAMPTPMQNRSSIVQAAQQPPEGTSKTPICYQCNKVIRGRYLVALGHYYHPEEFACCQCRKVLDEGGFFEEKGSVFCPKCYDMRYAPSCAKCKKKIGGEIMHALKMTWHVQCFTCAACRTPIRNRAFYMEEGQPYCERDYEKMFGTKCRGCDFKIDAGDRFLEALGFSWHDTCFVCAICQVSLEGKTFYSKKDKPLCKSHAFSHV; this is encoded by the exons ctgacCCCTGGTGGCAAGGCAGCCCAGGCCGGCGTGGGAGTGGGCGACTGGGTGCTGAGCATCGATGGGGAGAACACCAGTAGCATGACTCACATCGAAGCGCAGAACAAGATCCGCGCCTGCGGAGACCagctttccctcagcctgagcaG AGTCCAGTGCCTCCTGGGGAAGCCACACAAG GAGTCAttcccctgctctcagcccccgaAGTATAACTTCGTTCCTAGCACCACCCTCAACAAAACGGCCCGGCCCTTCGGGGCCAGCCCCACGCCCAACTCGCTGCCTGGGCTGGTGACGAAACCTGTGACGTACACGGCCCCCgcctgcaccccccagcacaaTGG CCAGGTGTCTGGGCTGGACCCGTCTGCGGTGGCAGTGCTGAAGGTGGAGCCTGATC CAGGTTCGGCAGCTCCCAGGCCCCCAGCTGCTCCGGGCCCTGCCAGCCGCCCCCCCTGGGCTGTGGACCCCTCCTTTGCTGAGCGCTATGCGCCCGACAAGACCAGCACCGTGCTGAGCAAACACAGCCAGCCGGCCATGCCCACGCCCATGCAGAACCGCAGCTCCATCGTCCAGGCCGCACAGCAGCCCCCCGAGGGCACCAGCAAAACCCCCATCTGCTACCAGTGCAACAAGGTCATCAG GGGACGCTACCTGGTGGCCCTGGGGCATTACTACCACCCGGAGGAGTTCGCATGCTGCCAGTGCAGGAAGGTGCTGGATGAGGGGGGCTTCTTTGAGGAGAAGGGCTCGGTCTTCTGCCCCAAGTGCTACGACATGCGCTATGCCCCCAGCTGTGCCAAGTGCAAGAAGAAGATTGGTGGG GAGATCATGCATGCGCTGAAGATGACGTGGCACGTGCAGTGCTTCACCTGCGCTGCCTGCAGAACTCCCATCCGCAACCGCGCCTTCTACATGGAGGAGGGGCAGCCCTACTGCGAGAGAG ACTACGAGAAGATGTTTGGCACAAAATGCCGTGGCTGTGACTTCAAGATTGATGCTGGTGACCGGTTCCTGGAGGCGCTGGGATTCAGCTGGCATGACACCTGCTTCGTCTGTGCG atCTGCCAGGTCAGCCTGGAAGGGAAGACGTTCTACTCCAAGAAGGACAAACCCCTCTGCAAGAGCCATGCCTTCTCCCATGTTTAA
- the PDLIM7 gene encoding PDZ and LIM domain protein 7 isoform X8 — protein MSSMDSYKVMLDGPAPWGFRLQGGKDFNMPLSISRLTPGGKAAQAGVGVGDWVLSIDGENTSSMTHIEAQNKIRACGDQLSLSLSSSICSPAESSASWGSHTRCRTLTSQVGASPSLPEGKTQPRGDLGRSYMEDEHALRLMSPPTGLPNDSSKKRLVEDTEDWQPRTGTTQSRSFRILAHLTGTEFMQDPDDEHVRKASQVSGLDPSAVAVLKVEPDPGSAAPRPPAAPGPASRPPWAVDPSFAERYAPDKTSTVLSKHSQPAMPTPMQNRSSIVQAAQQPPEGTSKTPICYQCNKVIRGRYLVALGHYYHPEEFACCQCRKVLDEGGFFEEKGSVFCPKCYDMRYAPSCAKCKKKIGGEIMHALKMTWHVQCFTCAACRTPIRNRAFYMEEGQPYCERDYEKMFGTKCRGCDFKIDAGDRFLEALGFSWHDTCFVCAICQVSLEGKTFYSKKDKPLCKSHAFSHV, from the exons ctgacCCCTGGTGGCAAGGCAGCCCAGGCCGGCGTGGGAGTGGGCGACTGGGTGCTGAGCATCGATGGGGAGAACACCAGTAGCATGACTCACATCGAAGCGCAGAACAAGATCCGCGCCTGCGGAGACCagctttccctcagcctgagcaG CTCAATCTGTTCTCCTGCAGAGTCCAGTGCCTCCTGGGGAAGCCACACAAG GTGCAGAACCTTGACAAGTCA GGTCggtgccagccccagcctgccagAGGGGAAAACTCAGCCCCGTGGAGACCTGGGCCGCTCCTACATGGAGGATGA GCACGCTCTGCGGCTAATGAGCCCCCCCACCGGCCTGCCCAATGACTCCAGCAAAAAGCGTCTGGTTGAGGATACGGAGGACTGGCAGCCTCGCACTGGCACAACCCAGTCCCGCTCCTTCCGCATCCTGGCCCACCTCACGGGCACTGAGTTCA TGCAAGATCCAGATGATGAGCATGTTAGAAAAGCCAG CCAGGTGTCTGGGCTGGACCCGTCTGCGGTGGCAGTGCTGAAGGTGGAGCCTGATC CAGGTTCGGCAGCTCCCAGGCCCCCAGCTGCTCCGGGCCCTGCCAGCCGCCCCCCCTGGGCTGTGGACCCCTCCTTTGCTGAGCGCTATGCGCCCGACAAGACCAGCACCGTGCTGAGCAAACACAGCCAGCCGGCCATGCCCACGCCCATGCAGAACCGCAGCTCCATCGTCCAGGCCGCACAGCAGCCCCCCGAGGGCACCAGCAAAACCCCCATCTGCTACCAGTGCAACAAGGTCATCAG GGGACGCTACCTGGTGGCCCTGGGGCATTACTACCACCCGGAGGAGTTCGCATGCTGCCAGTGCAGGAAGGTGCTGGATGAGGGGGGCTTCTTTGAGGAGAAGGGCTCGGTCTTCTGCCCCAAGTGCTACGACATGCGCTATGCCCCCAGCTGTGCCAAGTGCAAGAAGAAGATTGGTGGG GAGATCATGCATGCGCTGAAGATGACGTGGCACGTGCAGTGCTTCACCTGCGCTGCCTGCAGAACTCCCATCCGCAACCGCGCCTTCTACATGGAGGAGGGGCAGCCCTACTGCGAGAGAG ACTACGAGAAGATGTTTGGCACAAAATGCCGTGGCTGTGACTTCAAGATTGATGCTGGTGACCGGTTCCTGGAGGCGCTGGGATTCAGCTGGCATGACACCTGCTTCGTCTGTGCG atCTGCCAGGTCAGCCTGGAAGGGAAGACGTTCTACTCCAAGAAGGACAAACCCCTCTGCAAGAGCCATGCCTTCTCCCATGTTTAA
- the PDLIM7 gene encoding PDZ and LIM domain protein 7 isoform X2, producing MSSMDSYKVMLDGPAPWGFRLQGGKDFNMPLSISRLTPGGKAAQAGVGVGDWVLSIDGENTSSMTHIEAQNKIRACGDQLSLSLSRVQCLLGKPHKESFPCSQPPKYNFVPSTTLNKTARPFGASPTPNSLPGLVTKPVTYTAPACTPQHNGCRTLTSQVGASPSLPEGKTQPRGDLGRSYMEDEHALRLMSPPTGLPNDSSKKRLVEDTEDWQPRTGTTQSRSFRILAHLTGTEFMQDPDDEHVRKASQVSGLDPSAVAVLKVEPDPGSAAPRPPAAPGPASRPPWAVDPSFAERYAPDKTSTVLSKHSQPAMPTPMQNRSSIVQAAQQPPEGTSKTPICYQCNKVIRGRYLVALGHYYHPEEFACCQCRKVLDEGGFFEEKGSVFCPKCYDMRYAPSCAKCKKKIGGEIMHALKMTWHVQCFTCAACRTPIRNRAFYMEEGQPYCERDYEKMFGTKCRGCDFKIDAGDRFLEALGFSWHDTCFVCAICQVSLEGKTFYSKKDKPLCKSHAFSHV from the exons ctgacCCCTGGTGGCAAGGCAGCCCAGGCCGGCGTGGGAGTGGGCGACTGGGTGCTGAGCATCGATGGGGAGAACACCAGTAGCATGACTCACATCGAAGCGCAGAACAAGATCCGCGCCTGCGGAGACCagctttccctcagcctgagcaG AGTCCAGTGCCTCCTGGGGAAGCCACACAAG GAGTCAttcccctgctctcagcccccgaAGTATAACTTCGTTCCTAGCACCACCCTCAACAAAACGGCCCGGCCCTTCGGGGCCAGCCCCACGCCCAACTCGCTGCCTGGGCTGGTGACGAAACCTGTGACGTACACGGCCCCCgcctgcaccccccagcacaaTGG GTGCAGAACCTTGACAAGTCA GGTCggtgccagccccagcctgccagAGGGGAAAACTCAGCCCCGTGGAGACCTGGGCCGCTCCTACATGGAGGATGA GCACGCTCTGCGGCTAATGAGCCCCCCCACCGGCCTGCCCAATGACTCCAGCAAAAAGCGTCTGGTTGAGGATACGGAGGACTGGCAGCCTCGCACTGGCACAACCCAGTCCCGCTCCTTCCGCATCCTGGCCCACCTCACGGGCACTGAGTTCA TGCAAGATCCAGATGATGAGCATGTTAGAAAAGCCAG CCAGGTGTCTGGGCTGGACCCGTCTGCGGTGGCAGTGCTGAAGGTGGAGCCTGATC CAGGTTCGGCAGCTCCCAGGCCCCCAGCTGCTCCGGGCCCTGCCAGCCGCCCCCCCTGGGCTGTGGACCCCTCCTTTGCTGAGCGCTATGCGCCCGACAAGACCAGCACCGTGCTGAGCAAACACAGCCAGCCGGCCATGCCCACGCCCATGCAGAACCGCAGCTCCATCGTCCAGGCCGCACAGCAGCCCCCCGAGGGCACCAGCAAAACCCCCATCTGCTACCAGTGCAACAAGGTCATCAG GGGACGCTACCTGGTGGCCCTGGGGCATTACTACCACCCGGAGGAGTTCGCATGCTGCCAGTGCAGGAAGGTGCTGGATGAGGGGGGCTTCTTTGAGGAGAAGGGCTCGGTCTTCTGCCCCAAGTGCTACGACATGCGCTATGCCCCCAGCTGTGCCAAGTGCAAGAAGAAGATTGGTGGG GAGATCATGCATGCGCTGAAGATGACGTGGCACGTGCAGTGCTTCACCTGCGCTGCCTGCAGAACTCCCATCCGCAACCGCGCCTTCTACATGGAGGAGGGGCAGCCCTACTGCGAGAGAG ACTACGAGAAGATGTTTGGCACAAAATGCCGTGGCTGTGACTTCAAGATTGATGCTGGTGACCGGTTCCTGGAGGCGCTGGGATTCAGCTGGCATGACACCTGCTTCGTCTGTGCG atCTGCCAGGTCAGCCTGGAAGGGAAGACGTTCTACTCCAAGAAGGACAAACCCCTCTGCAAGAGCCATGCCTTCTCCCATGTTTAA
- the PDLIM7 gene encoding PDZ and LIM domain protein 7 isoform X12, with product MSSMDSYKVMLDGPAPWGFRLQGGKDFNMPLSISRLTPGGKAAQAGVGVGDWVLSIDGENTSSMTHIEAQNKIRACGDQLSLSLSRCRTLTSQHALRLMSPPTGLPNDSSKKRLVEDTEDWQPRTGTTQSRSFRILAHLTGTEFMQDPDDEHVRKASQVSGLDPSAVAVLKVEPDPGSAAPRPPAAPGPASRPPWAVDPSFAERYAPDKTSTVLSKHSQPAMPTPMQNRSSIVQAAQQPPEGTSKTPICYQCNKVIRGRYLVALGHYYHPEEFACCQCRKVLDEGGFFEEKGSVFCPKCYDMRYAPSCAKCKKKIGGEIMHALKMTWHVQCFTCAACRTPIRNRAFYMEEGQPYCERDYEKMFGTKCRGCDFKIDAGDRFLEALGFSWHDTCFVCAICQVSLEGKTFYSKKDKPLCKSHAFSHV from the exons ctgacCCCTGGTGGCAAGGCAGCCCAGGCCGGCGTGGGAGTGGGCGACTGGGTGCTGAGCATCGATGGGGAGAACACCAGTAGCATGACTCACATCGAAGCGCAGAACAAGATCCGCGCCTGCGGAGACCagctttccctcagcctgagcaG GTGCAGAACCTTGACAAGTCA GCACGCTCTGCGGCTAATGAGCCCCCCCACCGGCCTGCCCAATGACTCCAGCAAAAAGCGTCTGGTTGAGGATACGGAGGACTGGCAGCCTCGCACTGGCACAACCCAGTCCCGCTCCTTCCGCATCCTGGCCCACCTCACGGGCACTGAGTTCA TGCAAGATCCAGATGATGAGCATGTTAGAAAAGCCAG CCAGGTGTCTGGGCTGGACCCGTCTGCGGTGGCAGTGCTGAAGGTGGAGCCTGATC CAGGTTCGGCAGCTCCCAGGCCCCCAGCTGCTCCGGGCCCTGCCAGCCGCCCCCCCTGGGCTGTGGACCCCTCCTTTGCTGAGCGCTATGCGCCCGACAAGACCAGCACCGTGCTGAGCAAACACAGCCAGCCGGCCATGCCCACGCCCATGCAGAACCGCAGCTCCATCGTCCAGGCCGCACAGCAGCCCCCCGAGGGCACCAGCAAAACCCCCATCTGCTACCAGTGCAACAAGGTCATCAG GGGACGCTACCTGGTGGCCCTGGGGCATTACTACCACCCGGAGGAGTTCGCATGCTGCCAGTGCAGGAAGGTGCTGGATGAGGGGGGCTTCTTTGAGGAGAAGGGCTCGGTCTTCTGCCCCAAGTGCTACGACATGCGCTATGCCCCCAGCTGTGCCAAGTGCAAGAAGAAGATTGGTGGG GAGATCATGCATGCGCTGAAGATGACGTGGCACGTGCAGTGCTTCACCTGCGCTGCCTGCAGAACTCCCATCCGCAACCGCGCCTTCTACATGGAGGAGGGGCAGCCCTACTGCGAGAGAG ACTACGAGAAGATGTTTGGCACAAAATGCCGTGGCTGTGACTTCAAGATTGATGCTGGTGACCGGTTCCTGGAGGCGCTGGGATTCAGCTGGCATGACACCTGCTTCGTCTGTGCG atCTGCCAGGTCAGCCTGGAAGGGAAGACGTTCTACTCCAAGAAGGACAAACCCCTCTGCAAGAGCCATGCCTTCTCCCATGTTTAA
- the PDLIM7 gene encoding PDZ and LIM domain protein 7 isoform X14, which yields MSSMDSYKVMLDGPAPWGFRLQGGKDFNMPLSISRLTPGGKAAQAGVGVGDWVLSIDGENTSSMTHIEAQNKIRACGDQLSLSLSRVQCLLGKPHKESFPCSQPPKYNFVPSTTLNKTARPFGASPTPNSLPGLVTKPVTYTAPACTPQHNGQVSGLDPSAVAVLKVEPDHGSAAPRPPAAPGPASRPPWAVDPSFAERYAPDKTSTVLSKHSQPAMPTPMQNRSSIVQAAQQPPEGTSKTPICYQCNKVIRGRYLVALGHYYHPEEFACCQCRKVLDEGGFFEEKGSVFCPKCYDMRYAPSCAKCKKKIGGEIMHALKMTWHVQCFTCAACRTPIRNRAFYMEEGQPYCERDYEKMFGTKCRGCDFKIDAGDRFLEALGFSWHDTCFVCAICQVSLEGKTFYSKKDKPLCKSHAFSHV from the exons ctgacCCCTGGTGGCAAGGCAGCCCAGGCCGGCGTGGGAGTGGGCGACTGGGTGCTGAGCATCGATGGGGAGAACACCAGTAGCATGACTCACATCGAAGCGCAGAACAAGATCCGCGCCTGCGGAGACCagctttccctcagcctgagcaG AGTCCAGTGCCTCCTGGGGAAGCCACACAAG GAGTCAttcccctgctctcagcccccgaAGTATAACTTCGTTCCTAGCACCACCCTCAACAAAACGGCCCGGCCCTTCGGGGCCAGCCCCACGCCCAACTCGCTGCCTGGGCTGGTGACGAAACCTGTGACGTACACGGCCCCCgcctgcaccccccagcacaaTGG CCAGGTGTCTGGGCTGGACCCGTCTGCGGTGGCAGTGCTGAAGGTGGAGCCTGATCACG GTTCGGCAGCTCCCAGGCCCCCAGCTGCTCCGGGCCCTGCCAGCCGCCCCCCCTGGGCTGTGGACCCCTCCTTTGCTGAGCGCTATGCGCCCGACAAGACCAGCACCGTGCTGAGCAAACACAGCCAGCCGGCCATGCCCACGCCCATGCAGAACCGCAGCTCCATCGTCCAGGCCGCACAGCAGCCCCCCGAGGGCACCAGCAAAACCCCCATCTGCTACCAGTGCAACAAGGTCATCAG GGGACGCTACCTGGTGGCCCTGGGGCATTACTACCACCCGGAGGAGTTCGCATGCTGCCAGTGCAGGAAGGTGCTGGATGAGGGGGGCTTCTTTGAGGAGAAGGGCTCGGTCTTCTGCCCCAAGTGCTACGACATGCGCTATGCCCCCAGCTGTGCCAAGTGCAAGAAGAAGATTGGTGGG GAGATCATGCATGCGCTGAAGATGACGTGGCACGTGCAGTGCTTCACCTGCGCTGCCTGCAGAACTCCCATCCGCAACCGCGCCTTCTACATGGAGGAGGGGCAGCCCTACTGCGAGAGAG ACTACGAGAAGATGTTTGGCACAAAATGCCGTGGCTGTGACTTCAAGATTGATGCTGGTGACCGGTTCCTGGAGGCGCTGGGATTCAGCTGGCATGACACCTGCTTCGTCTGTGCG atCTGCCAGGTCAGCCTGGAAGGGAAGACGTTCTACTCCAAGAAGGACAAACCCCTCTGCAAGAGCCATGCCTTCTCCCATGTTTAA
- the PDLIM7 gene encoding PDZ and LIM domain protein 7 isoform X7: MSSMDSYKVMLDGPAPWGFRLQGGKDFNMPLSISRLTPGGKAAQAGVGVGDWVLSIDGENTSSMTHIEAQNKIRACGDQLSLSLSRAHKDPVLGLAEGSAWAGEGEEPSLRRVWSIHLSSICSPAESSASWGSHTRCRTLTSQHALRLMSPPTGLPNDSSKKRLVEDTEDWQPRTGTTQSRSFRILAHLTGTEFMQDPDDEHVRKASQVSGLDPSAVAVLKVEPDPGSAAPRPPAAPGPASRPPWAVDPSFAERYAPDKTSTVLSKHSQPAMPTPMQNRSSIVQAAQQPPEGTSKTPICYQCNKVIRGRYLVALGHYYHPEEFACCQCRKVLDEGGFFEEKGSVFCPKCYDMRYAPSCAKCKKKIGGEIMHALKMTWHVQCFTCAACRTPIRNRAFYMEEGQPYCERDYEKMFGTKCRGCDFKIDAGDRFLEALGFSWHDTCFVCAICQVSLEGKTFYSKKDKPLCKSHAFSHV; this comes from the exons ctgacCCCTGGTGGCAAGGCAGCCCAGGCCGGCGTGGGAGTGGGCGACTGGGTGCTGAGCATCGATGGGGAGAACACCAGTAGCATGACTCACATCGAAGCGCAGAACAAGATCCGCGCCTGCGGAGACCagctttccctcagcctgagcaG AGCCCATAAAGACCCAGTGCTTGGTTTGGCAGAGGGGTCAGCCTGggccggggagggggaagagcccagcctGAGACGGGTCTGGTCTATTCATCTCAGCTCAATCTGTTCTCCTGCAGAGTCCAGTGCCTCCTGGGGAAGCCACACAAG GTGCAGAACCTTGACAAGTCA GCACGCTCTGCGGCTAATGAGCCCCCCCACCGGCCTGCCCAATGACTCCAGCAAAAAGCGTCTGGTTGAGGATACGGAGGACTGGCAGCCTCGCACTGGCACAACCCAGTCCCGCTCCTTCCGCATCCTGGCCCACCTCACGGGCACTGAGTTCA TGCAAGATCCAGATGATGAGCATGTTAGAAAAGCCAG CCAGGTGTCTGGGCTGGACCCGTCTGCGGTGGCAGTGCTGAAGGTGGAGCCTGATC CAGGTTCGGCAGCTCCCAGGCCCCCAGCTGCTCCGGGCCCTGCCAGCCGCCCCCCCTGGGCTGTGGACCCCTCCTTTGCTGAGCGCTATGCGCCCGACAAGACCAGCACCGTGCTGAGCAAACACAGCCAGCCGGCCATGCCCACGCCCATGCAGAACCGCAGCTCCATCGTCCAGGCCGCACAGCAGCCCCCCGAGGGCACCAGCAAAACCCCCATCTGCTACCAGTGCAACAAGGTCATCAG GGGACGCTACCTGGTGGCCCTGGGGCATTACTACCACCCGGAGGAGTTCGCATGCTGCCAGTGCAGGAAGGTGCTGGATGAGGGGGGCTTCTTTGAGGAGAAGGGCTCGGTCTTCTGCCCCAAGTGCTACGACATGCGCTATGCCCCCAGCTGTGCCAAGTGCAAGAAGAAGATTGGTGGG GAGATCATGCATGCGCTGAAGATGACGTGGCACGTGCAGTGCTTCACCTGCGCTGCCTGCAGAACTCCCATCCGCAACCGCGCCTTCTACATGGAGGAGGGGCAGCCCTACTGCGAGAGAG ACTACGAGAAGATGTTTGGCACAAAATGCCGTGGCTGTGACTTCAAGATTGATGCTGGTGACCGGTTCCTGGAGGCGCTGGGATTCAGCTGGCATGACACCTGCTTCGTCTGTGCG atCTGCCAGGTCAGCCTGGAAGGGAAGACGTTCTACTCCAAGAAGGACAAACCCCTCTGCAAGAGCCATGCCTTCTCCCATGTTTAA